The following proteins are encoded in a genomic region of Glycine max cultivar Williams 82 chromosome 18, Glycine_max_v4.0, whole genome shotgun sequence:
- the LOC100812685 gene encoding cell wall protein RBR3, which translates to MVMKQRDEELSLFLEMRRREKENEKNNLLLLQNSEELDLSNLESNHGASMISKMVSSVPPRKNGIEEFLNSENDKSDYEWLLAPPDAPLFPTLEKESQISVKSEQETRNARPTALKPRVANIQAEPASRSHVISKHHASMPGLGSSTNGSRRPSSSGGPTSATSRSSTPFGRPTLPSTTKSSRPSTPTSRATLTSAKSTVPPVRSSTPTRSTARSSTPTTRPSLAPPKTSQRSATPTLRSSTPSRAFGANAPPTRPSSASKARPGPIVAKNPVQSRGSSPSVRSRPWEPSQIPGFSLDAPPNLKTSLSDRPASATRTRPGALNSRSSSVDASSNAKSRRQASTPSKGRTTTGLVHNNHTSMQVLSRARFTDGDDESPVVIGTKMVERVVNMRKLAPPKHEDHHSSRDNSYGKSSSGSSGFGTTLSKKSLDMAMRHMDIRRSIQGNLRPLVTSIPASSMYSVRSGSSSKSRTVSASDSPLATSSTTSSEPSVNTNSMSYDGSGVEENDFACERGNS; encoded by the exons ATGGTGATGAAGCAGAGAGATGAAGAGCTCTCTTTGTTCCTCGAGATGaggaggagagagaaagagaacgaGAAAAACAACCTTCTTCTGCTTCAAAACTCTGAAGAACTTGATTTGTCCAATTTGG AATCCAATCATGGGGCCTCCATGATTTCCAAGATGGTGTCTTCGGTGCCACCAAGGAAGAATGGAATTGAAGAGTTTTTGAATTCAGAGAATGACAAGTCTGACTATGAATG GCTTCTTGCACCCCCAGATGCACCTCTTTTTCCTACTTTAGAGAAAGAGTCACAAATATCAGTAAAGAGTGAACAGGAGACTCGTAATGCTCGCCCAACAGCTTTAAAACCTAGG GTAGCTAATATCCAAGCAGAACCTGCTTCAAGAAGCCATGTAATTTCTAAGCATCATGCATCAATGCCAGGACTAGGTTCTTCCACAAATGGTAGTAGGAGACCTTCATCATCTGGGGGTCCAACCTCAGCCACTTCAAGATCTTCAACTCCATTTGGAAGGCCAACATTACCTTCAACAACCAAATCCTCTAGGCCCTCTACACCTACTTCCAGGGCCACCTTAACATCTGCAAAGTCAACAGTTCCACCAGTGAGATCATCCACTCCTACAAGATCCACTGCCAGGTCCTCAACACCTACAACAAGGCCTTCCTTGGCACCTCCAAAGACATCTCAAAGATCAGCAACACCAACACTTAGATCATCAACCCCATCAAGGGCATTTGGAGCAAATGCTCCTCCTACTAGACCTTCATCAGCTTCAAAAGCACGCCCTGGCCCCATAGTTGCTAAGAATCCGGTGCAGTCACGCGGCAGCTCTCCCTCGGTGAGATCTAGACCATGGGAACCCTCACAAATCCCTGGTTTCTCACTTGATGCCCCTCCAAATTTGAAGACATCATTGTCAGATAGACCAGCTTCAGCCACTAGGACTAGGCCTGGTGCACTGAATTCTAGATCATCTTCTGTTGATGCCAGCAGCAATGCAAAATCTAGAAGGCAGGCAAGTACCCCTTCCAAAGGAAGGACTACCACAGGGTTGGTCCACAATAATCACACCTCTATGCAAGTTTTGAGTAGAGCTCGTTTCACTGATGGTGATGATGAAAGCCCAGTTGTGATTGGAACAAAGATGGTTGAAAGAGTAGTGAACATGAGGAAACTGGCCCCCCCAAAACATGAAGACCATCATTCTTCTCGTGACAATTCTTATGGAAAATCTTCTTCTGGTAGCTCTGGATTTGGAACTACACTTTCAAAGAAGTCTTTGGATATGGCAATGAGACATATG GACATAAGGCGAAGCATCCAAGGTAATCTGCGGCCTCTTGTGACAAGCATTCCAGCTTCCTCTATGTACAGTGTGAGATCAGGTAGTTCCTCAAAGAGCAGGACAGTGAGTGCTTCTGATTCTCCACTTGCCACAAGCAGCACTACCAGCTCTGAACCAAGTGTTAATACCAACTCCATGTCTTATGATGGAAGTGGGGTTGAAgaaaatgattttgcatgtgagAGGGGAAACTCTTGA